The genomic region CCACCTTGTCGGCCACCCGGATGTCGTCGAGGGAGGACATCATCTGTTCGGCGCGGCGGACCATCTGGTGCGCGGCGGCGGCCTTGGTGGCCTTGGCGCCGAGCTTCGCGGCCTGCTGGATCAGGACGCCGGCCTTCTTCTCGGCATTCGCCCGTTCCCGCCGGCGACGTTGTTCGTCGGTGGCCCGCGCGTCCAGGTAGCGCTGCCACGTCATGTTGTAGGAATCGAGTTCGCCGCGCACCGCGTCCAGGAACCAGACCTTGTTGACGACCGCTGCGAGCAGGTCGACGTCGTGGCTGATGATGATGACGCCGCCGCTGTAGCTCTTCAAGAAGTCCCGCAGCCAGCCGACCGAGTCCGCGTCCAGGTGGTTCGTGGGTTCGTCGAGCAGCAGCATCGTGCCGCCTGCGGTACCGCCGCTCGCGCCGTCCGAGGTCGCGGCGGCGAACAGGATCCTGGCGAGCTCGACGCGTCGACGTTGGCCGCCGGACAGTGTCTCCATGCGCTGGGCAAGCACGCGATCAGGCAGTCCCAAGTTGGAGCAGATGCGTGCAGCCTCCGATTCGGCGGCGTACCCGCCGAGCGCGCTGAAGCGCTCCTCGATCCGGCCGTAGCGGGCGATGGCGGCATCCCGATCGGGGCTGTCGGCCAGCTCGGCCATCTGGATCTGGACCTTCTCCATGTCCGCGGCGAGCACGTCGAGACCGCGGGCGGAGAGCACCCTGTCCCGGGCGGAGACGGTGAGGTCGCCCTCACGGGGATCCTGCGGCAGGTAGCCGAGCTCGCCGGTGCGATCGACGGATCCGGCATACGGCACGCCTTCACCCGCGAGAACCCTCAGGGTGGTGGTCTTGCCGGCGCCGTTGCGACCGACGAGGCCGACCCGGTCGCCGGACTGCAGACGCAGGGAGGTGTCGGCGAGCAGGATGCGCGTTCCAGCCCGCAATTCGAGGCCGGTTGCGGTGATCACGTGGCCCCACTCTACCGGCGGCCGGCGTGCCGCAGCACTCTACGACGGGGGTGCCAGGGGCGGACCTGCACGTTTCTCGTCACACTGGCTGGGGCAGCTGCGCCGGCCGGAGTGGGTCAGAGCAGGCCTCGCTCCCGGGCCGTCGCGGCCGCTTCGGTGCGGCCACGAGCCCCCAGTTTCGCGAGCAGGTTCGACACGTGCACGCTCACCGTCTTGGTGCTGATGAACAGTTGGCGGCCGATCTCACCGTTGCTGCGGCCATCGGCGACCAGTCGGACGATCTGCAACTCGCGGGCGGTCAACGCGGTGACCTCGGCAGGTCGCCTGCGGTGGCCGATCAGCGGGCCGAGACGCTCGAGTTCCGCACTCAGCGGACGGGCGCCGAGCTCGTTCGCGACTGCGGCCGCTGCCGCGGCCACTTCGGGAGCGCGCTGATCACCCGCAGCCACCAACGCGGCCGCCCAACGTGCCCGGCTGCGCGCTGCCTCGAAGCGGTCGCCGAGTGCGTCGAAGAGCTCGACGACCTGCTCCCAGGCGCTCGACAGATCGGCCGCACTCACTGCTCCGTCGCCGAACAGCCAGAGCACCCTGAGTCTCTCGGCCTCGACCCGTGCCCACCAGGCGTCGGACTCCGGTCCCCAATGCAACTTCGCCGCCGGGACCTCGCCGAACACGTCCACCAAGGTGGTCGCCAGCTGCTGGGACTCATCGACCGCTGCTGTCCGGTCTGTTGATGCCGCGCCGGAATGCGTCCCGATCTGCCCCAGCAGCAGCGCGGTCAGCCGGATCCTGGCTTGGAAATGGTCGGTCGCCCACATCGTCGTGAGGATCGTGTTGCTGTTGTCGAACGCTGCCCGGGCGGCAGGCAGGTCGTCGGCATCGCCGTGCAGATCGATCAGCGCGAACGCCTGGTTCACCGCGATCATGCCGTCGACCGCGGCACCCCGATCGATCACCGGGATCAGCCGCTCAGCGCCGGGACGATCCCCGCGCCCCGCGGCCAGCAGCAGGGAGACGACGGCCAGCGCAGCACGCGAGAGTTCGGGCGGGTCGTCCCCGCTGACGTCGACGATCTCTGCTGCCAGTTCCCACTCCCCCAGTCCGACCGCGGCAATCCCGGCCAGCACCCTGGCATCCATCCCGAACGGAGCCCACGGTCGGCCCTTCGCCCTGGCGCGGTCGGCTCCCTCGCGGTAGGCCAGCAGTGCCTGCTCGCGGTGGCCGGCATTGAGGTGCAGTCCGCCCAGATAGTGTCGCGCCCGCAGCTCGGCGACGATGTCGTCGTCCTCGACCGCGCGGCGGATCACCTCGTCCAACCGGGCCGCGGCGGCGGCACCGTCGCCGGTGAACTCGGCCAATCGCGCGGCCGTGGTCGCAGCGTCCTGGGCGATCATGCTCCAGCCGTGCTGCTGGGCCAGCGACGTCGCCTGCTGGACGTCCTCGGCCGCCCGTTCGTACCGTCCGTTCATCAGGGCCACCCGCGCCGATGCGGCCAGCAGACGGGCGCGAGCCCGTACCACCGGGATGGGCTGGATCTGTCCGTCGACCGGTTCCGGGAGGAGGGCCAGGGCTTCCTGCAGGGTGTTCTGCGCGAGGGAGGATTCCTCCATCAGCGCCGCCCTCACGAGCACGGCCAGCCCCGCCGCTCGATCGGCGGGGGTGGTGTCCGCGGGCAGCTCGTCGATCATCGCCCGCGCGACCGTCACGGCACGGCCGGTGTGGCCGGCGGCCATCAGGGCTTCCACCCAGGCTCCGGTGACGGCGATCCGATCGACAGCGGGTGCCAGCAGCGGGTCCGTCGCCAGTCGGCCGGCCACCTGTTCGTACTGAGCCACCGCCTCCTCCGGGCCCCCGACCTTCATCGCGAGCGTCGCCGCCTTCAGTCCTGCGGTGACCGCGGTGGCGGTGTCGCCCGCAGCCCTGGCATGCCGAGCCAGGTCGGCGGGTACGGCGTCCGGTCGGGCGTGCAGGACCGCCACGTACCGCTGGTGCAGCCGCCCGCGCTCCCCCGGCAGCAGATCGTCGTAGATGCTCTCGGCGACCAGCGCGTGGCGGAACTGGTACCCCGTCGTGGTGGGCACGAGCAGTTGCAGATCGACCGCGCTGCGCAGCGCCCGGTCGAAGGCCTCGCCCTCCAGGTCGAGCACCTCGTCCAGCACGTCGTGCTCCACCGTGCGTCCGGCCACCGCCGCCGCCCTGACGACTGCCCGCGACACGTCGTCCAGGGTGTCGAGCCTGACCAGCAGCAGCTCGGCCAGATTCTCCGGCATCCGCTGACCCTGGCACTGCGCTCCGACCAGCTCCTCGGCGAAGAAGGCGTTTCCCTCAGCGCGTTCGACGATCCGTCGGACTGCGCCGTCCTGCATCGGGTCCGGGTGCAGGCCGTGCACGAGGGAGGTGATCTCCGCATCGGTCAACGGCTCGAGAGTGATCCGCTCCAACCCGAGCCGCGACCAGTGGGCCAGCGTCGGTCGCAGCGGATGCCTGCGATGCAGATCGTCCGATCGGTAGGTGACGAGCAGGACCACCCGGCTGCTGAATCCACGGGTGAACAGCACGGTCAACACGTCGCGGGTCGATCGGTCGGCCCAGTGGACGTCTTCGACGACCACCAGCACGGGCCCACCCTCGCCGAGCTCGGTGAGGGCGGCGTGCAGGTCGTCGAGCAGCGCATCCCTGGACACCTGATCGGTGGAACCGCTGCCGCGTCCGACCAACCGGGCCAGGGCCGGGTGTCGGCCGATCGCCTCGGCAACCGTGGGCTCCGGCGCCCTACCGAACATCTCCACGAACGGCAGATAGGGCACAGCCGCATCGCCGAAATCGATGCAGTGGCCGCTCAGGACCAGACAGCCCTCCTGTTCGGCGAGCGCGCGGATCTCGGCGACCAGCCGGGTCTTGCCGACTCCGGCGTCGCCGCCGATCAGCAACGGGGTCGGACGGTCGCTCCGCAGGGTGTCGTGCAGCCGCTCCAGTTCAGCGCGGCGACCCACCATCGGTACGGTGCGGCGGGGATGGTTCACGTCCTCCATCATCACCCGC from Nakamurella sp. A5-74 harbors:
- a CDS encoding ABC-F family ATP-binding cassette domain-containing protein, whose amino-acid sequence is MITATGLELRAGTRILLADTSLRLQSGDRVGLVGRNGAGKTTTLRVLAGEGVPYAGSVDRTGELGYLPQDPREGDLTVSARDRVLSARGLDVLAADMEKVQIQMAELADSPDRDAAIARYGRIEERFSALGGYAAESEAARICSNLGLPDRVLAQRMETLSGGQRRRVELARILFAAATSDGASGGTAGGTMLLLDEPTNHLDADSVGWLRDFLKSYSGGVIIISHDVDLLAAVVNKVWFLDAVRGELDSYNMTWQRYLDARATDEQRRRRERANAEKKAGVLIQQAAKLGAKATKAAAAHQMVRRAEQMMSSLDDIRVADKVARIRFPTPAPCGRTPLTAANLSKSYGSLEVFAGVDLAIDRGSKVVILGLNGAGKTTLLKLLAGNEKGQTGEVIPGHGLRLGYFAQEHDTLDMDASVWENIRHAAPDAGAQELRNLLGSFLFTGEQLEQRAGTLSGGERTRLALAGLVSSAANVLLLDEPTNNLDPASREQVLDALSRFEGAVVLVTHDPGAVTALHPERVILLPDGTEDHWSADYLDLVELA
- a CDS encoding AAA family ATPase — its product is MNHPRRTVPMVGRRAELERLHDTLRSDRPTPLLIGGDAGVGKTRLVAEIRALAEQEGCLVLSGHCIDFGDAAVPYLPFVEMFGRAPEPTVAEAIGRHPALARLVGRGSGSTDQVSRDALLDDLHAALTELGEGGPVLVVVEDVHWADRSTRDVLTVLFTRGFSSRVVLLVTYRSDDLHRRHPLRPTLAHWSRLGLERITLEPLTDAEITSLVHGLHPDPMQDGAVRRIVERAEGNAFFAEELVGAQCQGQRMPENLAELLLVRLDTLDDVSRAVVRAAAVAGRTVEHDVLDEVLDLEGEAFDRALRSAVDLQLLVPTTTGYQFRHALVAESIYDDLLPGERGRLHQRYVAVLHARPDAVPADLARHARAAGDTATAVTAGLKAATLAMKVGGPEEAVAQYEQVAGRLATDPLLAPAVDRIAVTGAWVEALMAAGHTGRAVTVARAMIDELPADTTPADRAAGLAVLVRAALMEESSLAQNTLQEALALLPEPVDGQIQPIPVVRARARLLAASARVALMNGRYERAAEDVQQATSLAQQHGWSMIAQDAATTAARLAEFTGDGAAAAARLDEVIRRAVEDDDIVAELRARHYLGGLHLNAGHREQALLAYREGADRARAKGRPWAPFGMDARVLAGIAAVGLGEWELAAEIVDVSGDDPPELSRAALAVVSLLLAAGRGDRPGAERLIPVIDRGAAVDGMIAVNQAFALIDLHGDADDLPAARAAFDNSNTILTTMWATDHFQARIRLTALLLGQIGTHSGAASTDRTAAVDESQQLATTLVDVFGEVPAAKLHWGPESDAWWARVEAERLRVLWLFGDGAVSAADLSSAWEQVVELFDALGDRFEAARSRARWAAALVAAGDQRAPEVAAAAAAVANELGARPLSAELERLGPLIGHRRRPAEVTALTARELQIVRLVADGRSNGEIGRQLFISTKTVSVHVSNLLAKLGARGRTEAAATARERGLL